A genome region from Nocardia sp. NBC_01730 includes the following:
- the bsaP gene encoding biotin synthase auxiliary protein BsaP yields MDERYNPFTGKRIVPGLDDAISTAAALGLEPPRFCEQCGRRMIVQVSPDGWWAKCARHGVLDSAELERR; encoded by the coding sequence ATGGACGAGCGATACAACCCGTTCACCGGCAAGCGGATCGTGCCGGGGCTCGACGACGCGATTTCGACGGCCGCCGCGCTGGGCTTGGAGCCGCCGCGGTTCTGCGAACAGTGCGGCCGCCGCATGATCGTGCAGGTGAGCCCGGACGGCTGGTGGGCGAAGTGCGCACGGCACGGGGTGCTCGACTCGGCCGAACTGGAGCGTCGCTGA
- a CDS encoding DUF2567 domain-containing protein, with amino-acid sequence MVAVVAPTRSGVRREMRAAAVIAVAVVVASAVGGVGWGWLAPTERLLVVEPGRGSVLTGESAHQFDAMALFLLAGAVLGLLSAIAAWRWRSARGPLLQIGLLIGSGVGAVVMARLGERVAEWLHPRPHNPPVGQIVALPIELGSTLALIVQPLVASLVMLFLAALSSSADLGTGTRADRADGGSFGTAGAFTPYGDAARGGELPYRGYEPAADALPEFRR; translated from the coding sequence ATGGTGGCGGTGGTGGCGCCGACTCGCTCCGGGGTGCGGCGCGAGATGCGTGCCGCGGCGGTGATCGCCGTCGCAGTGGTGGTGGCGAGCGCGGTCGGCGGCGTCGGGTGGGGCTGGCTGGCCCCGACCGAGCGGCTGCTCGTGGTCGAACCCGGCCGCGGCTCCGTGCTGACCGGCGAGAGCGCGCACCAGTTCGACGCGATGGCGCTGTTCCTCCTCGCCGGGGCGGTGCTCGGTCTGCTCTCGGCGATCGCCGCATGGCGGTGGCGGTCCGCGCGCGGACCGCTGCTGCAGATCGGCCTGCTGATCGGTTCCGGTGTGGGCGCGGTGGTGATGGCGCGGCTCGGCGAACGGGTCGCCGAGTGGCTGCATCCGCGCCCGCACAACCCGCCGGTCGGGCAGATCGTCGCGCTGCCGATCGAGCTGGGCAGCACGCTGGCACTGATCGTGCAACCGTTGGTGGCGTCGTTGGTCATGCTGTTCCTCGCCGCGCTGAGCAGTTCGGCGGATCTCGGCACCGGAACCCGTGCCGATCGGGCCGACGGCGGATCCTTCGGCACCGCAGGCGCGTTCACGCCTTATGGTGATGCCGCGCGCGGCGGCGAGTTGCCCTATCGTGGCTACGAACCGGCCGCCGATGCGCTGCCCGAGTTCCGCCGCTGA
- a CDS encoding DUF1353 domain-containing protein, protein MTFVGSGPVVEEIDAKFWRVTEPLVYSGDTEEFVIPAGFRTDFASVPRPLVWLIPRYGRYTRAAILHDYLLSSHVVSVADADGLFRRCLRELGVSVPRRWMMWAAVRAASRLRGASIRDIVSFLLTAVPSVIFLAIPVVVVTVFLVLFWVVELAFWAGGRWGQRTEAPPPEPQMKAA, encoded by the coding sequence GTGACCTTCGTCGGGAGCGGGCCGGTTGTCGAGGAAATCGATGCCAAATTCTGGCGGGTAACCGAGCCGCTCGTATATAGCGGCGACACCGAGGAATTCGTGATCCCCGCCGGGTTCCGCACCGACTTCGCCTCGGTGCCGCGCCCGCTGGTCTGGCTGATTCCGCGCTACGGCCGGTACACCCGCGCCGCCATTCTGCACGATTATCTGCTCAGTTCACACGTCGTGAGCGTCGCGGACGCCGACGGCCTCTTCCGCCGCTGCCTGCGCGAACTAGGGGTGTCGGTGCCGCGACGCTGGATGATGTGGGCGGCTGTGCGTGCGGCCAGCCGGTTGCGCGGCGCGAGCATCCGGGACATTGTTTCGTTCCTGCTCACCGCCGTGCCCTCGGTGATCTTCCTCGCCATCCCCGTTGTCGTCGTGACGGTGTTCCTCGTGCTGTTCTGGGTGGTCGAGCTGGCGTTCTGGGCAGGGGGCCGGTGGGGTCAGCGCACCGAGGCTCCGCCACCCGAGCCGCAGATGAAAGCGGCCTGA